Proteins co-encoded in one Salarias fasciatus chromosome 4, fSalaFa1.1, whole genome shotgun sequence genomic window:
- the naa60 gene encoding N-alpha-acetyltransferase 60 → MSDVVPPTALSEVQLRFLCHDDIDNVKLLCGDWFPIEYPDSWYQDITSNKKFFSLAATFRGGIVGMIVAEIKGRTKVHKEDGDILASSFPVDTQVAYILSLGVVKEFRKHGIGSLLLDSLKEHISTTAQDHCKAIYLHVLTTNNTAIHFYENRDFRQHHYLPYYYSIRGVLKDGFTYVLYINGGHPPWTIFDYIQHIGSTLASLSPCSIPQRLYRQAQSFLRSLLPWSNIASKTGIQYSRTM, encoded by the exons ATGAGTGACGTGGTGCCTCCCACAGCTCTCAGTGAAGTCCAGCTCCGCTTCCTTTGCCACGATGACATAGACAACGTCAAGCTGCTCTGTGGTGACTGGTTCCCAATCGA GTATCCAGACTCATGGTATCAGGACATCACCTCCAACAAGAAATTCTTCTCCCTCGCTGCCACCTTCAGAGGCGGCATCGTGGGAATGATTGTGGCCGAAATCAAAGGCCGGACCAAAGTACACAAagag gatgGAGACATCCTGGCCTCCAGTTTTCCTGTGGATACACAGGTAGCCTACATCCTGAGCCTGGGAGTGGTCAAAGAGTTCAGGAAACACGGCATCg GCTCTCTACTGCTGGACAGTTTGAAGGAGCACATCTCCACCACGGCTCAGGACCACTGTAAAGCGATCTACCTGCACGTCCTCACCACCAACAACACTGCCATCCACTTCTACGAGAACAGGGACTTCAGGCAGCACCACTACCTGCCCTACTACTACTCCATACGCGGCGTCCTCAAGGACGGATTCACGTACGTGCTCTACATCAACGGGGGACATCCGCCGTGGACAATATT TGACTATATCCAGCACATCGGCTCCACCCTGGCCAGCCTGAGCCCCTGCTCCATCCCTCAGAGGCTGTACCGCCAGGCGCAGTCCTTCCTCCGCTCCCTGCTCCCCTGGTCCAACATCGCCTCCAAGACCGGCATCCAGTACAGCAGAACAATGTGA